The following proteins are encoded in a genomic region of Pikeienuella piscinae:
- the rsmH gene encoding 16S rRNA (cytosine(1402)-N(4))-methyltransferase RsmH: protein MTAPALSALAAARALHDPVMLQEVLTVMEPALAGVILDGTFGAGGYASALLDAGAARVIALDRDPEAVARGREWAPAYEGRLEIVEGRFGDLDRLIEEPLAGVVLDIGVSSMQIDEARRGFSFQKDGPLDMRMGGAGPSAADLVNDAPEAELADIFFLYGEERGARRLARAIARARADAPITGTLALATLIERNAPRPKPGRPHAATRVFQALRIAVNDELGELARGLSAAEARLAPGGVLAVVTFHSLEDRIVKRFLRIRGGAAPGVSRHAPEAKAHPPGFEIITRKALEPSAEEIARNPRARSARLRAARRTGAPAARVESAALGLPRIRAAGGDG from the coding sequence ATGACCGCGCCGGCGCTCTCCGCGCTCGCGGCGGCGCGGGCTCTGCATGATCCGGTGATGCTGCAGGAGGTCCTGACGGTTATGGAGCCCGCGCTGGCGGGCGTCATCCTGGACGGCACGTTCGGGGCGGGCGGCTACGCTTCGGCGCTGCTCGACGCCGGCGCCGCGCGGGTGATCGCGCTCGATCGCGATCCGGAGGCGGTGGCGCGCGGGCGCGAATGGGCGCCGGCCTATGAAGGCCGTCTGGAGATCGTCGAAGGGCGGTTCGGGGACCTGGACCGCTTGATCGAGGAGCCGCTCGCTGGCGTCGTTCTCGATATCGGCGTCTCCTCGATGCAGATCGACGAGGCGCGGCGCGGATTCTCCTTTCAGAAGGACGGCCCGCTCGACATGCGCATGGGCGGCGCGGGGCCGAGCGCGGCGGATCTGGTCAACGACGCGCCGGAGGCTGAACTCGCGGATATCTTCTTCCTCTATGGCGAGGAGCGCGGCGCGCGGCGGCTGGCGCGCGCCATCGCCCGCGCCAGGGCCGATGCGCCGATCACCGGCACGCTGGCGCTGGCGACGCTGATCGAGCGGAACGCGCCCCGGCCGAAGCCCGGCCGCCCGCATGCGGCGACCCGCGTCTTTCAGGCGCTCCGCATCGCGGTCAATGACGAGCTTGGCGAACTGGCGCGCGGGCTTTCGGCGGCCGAGGCGCGGCTCGCTCCGGGTGGGGTGCTCGCGGTCGTCACATTTCACAGCCTGGAGGACCGGATCGTGAAGCGGTTTCTGCGTATTCGCGGCGGCGCTGCGCCTGGGGTCTCTCGTCACGCGCCGGAGGCGAAGGCGCATCCGCCCGGGTTCGAAATCATCACCCGAAAGGCGCTGGAGCCCTCAGCCGAGGAAATCGCGCGAAACCCGCGCGCCCGCTCCGCCCGGCTTCGCGCCGCGCGGCGCACCGGCGCGCCGGCGGCGCGGGTCGAGAGCGCCGCGCTCGGTCTGCCGCGAATTCGGGCCGCGGGCGGAGACGGCTGA
- the ftsL gene encoding cell division protein FtsL yields MRWALYIVGAVLIVGASFWSYSVTYATQDRLDAIERTNRAIAEERMAIQVLAAEWAWLNAPDRLTRLVAAHQGELGLTPMKPDSYAELSETPMKQPDDGMAPVALIDLDALSPEEPAARRKSPRPAREAPKPVVTAEAREPAPHRAAPPPARATAAAPRRAAPTAPVAVRARESDKIRIER; encoded by the coding sequence ATGCGGTGGGCGCTTTACATAGTCGGCGCGGTGCTGATCGTCGGGGCTTCGTTCTGGTCCTATAGCGTCACCTACGCGACGCAGGATCGGCTGGACGCGATCGAGAGAACCAACCGGGCCATCGCCGAAGAACGGATGGCGATCCAGGTGCTTGCGGCGGAATGGGCGTGGCTCAACGCGCCTGATCGGCTGACGCGGCTGGTGGCGGCGCATCAGGGCGAACTGGGCCTGACGCCGATGAAGCCCGACAGCTATGCGGAACTCTCCGAAACGCCGATGAAGCAGCCCGATGATGGAATGGCGCCGGTCGCTCTTATCGATCTCGACGCGCTTTCGCCCGAAGAGCCGGCGGCGCGGCGCAAGAGCCCAAGGCCCGCGCGCGAGGCGCCGAAACCGGTCGTGACGGCGGAGGCGCGCGAGCCCGCGCCGCATCGCGCCGCGCCGCCTCCCGCGCGGGCGACAGCCGCCGCGCCGCGCCGCGCCGCGCCCACTGCGCCTGTCGCGGTGCGCGCTCGGGAGAGCGACAAGATCAGGATCGAGCGGTGA
- a CDS encoding peptidoglycan D,D-transpeptidase FtsI family protein codes for MSAGADLVRVLGDGAETALARRAERRERAREEKRRARADRAEWRLLVVSLFFLVGFGVLGGRMALLAVAEPKEPRLETAASRVVATERAAITDRNGRLLAANLPTWAIYAHPHETALAGVDADEAARRLGAVLPEIGEETFRARFAPGRKFVWIKRPATPDERQAVHDLGIPGIYFGRRETRIYPAGRIGAHILGGVTVGAEGVDHAELVGLAGVERRLDKELRDPARAGRPMPLSIDLVAQTALTDVMGAAMTEFSAIAASAVLMDARNGEVLAMVSLPDFDPNNRPDTRDPRVAKVRPMMNRAAEGVYEFGSTFKLFTAAQAIDSGLYTPESMIDTKGPLRVGKFKINDFHRMPPRMTLRDVIVESSNVGTSNIALAIGAEAQKAFLRKIGMLDPTSIEIAEARLGQPLYPARWSQLSTMTISFGHGLAATQLHLAAAYASLLNGGLRVHPTLRRGAPAPTEADRVISASTSRSLREILRAVVAEEKGTANFAEVPGFEVGGKTGTADKPARGGYDESKTLSTFAAAFPMSSPKYVLVVTLDEASTFRYGRTWRTAGWTAAPTAALAVERLAPILHMRPIPAPETVVAGDVGKVRF; via the coding sequence GTGAGCGCCGGCGCGGATCTTGTTCGCGTCCTCGGCGACGGCGCCGAGACGGCGCTGGCGCGCCGCGCGGAACGGCGCGAGCGGGCGCGCGAGGAAAAGCGGCGCGCGCGCGCCGATCGCGCCGAATGGCGGCTGCTGGTCGTCTCGCTGTTCTTTCTCGTCGGGTTCGGCGTACTGGGCGGGCGCATGGCGCTGCTGGCCGTCGCGGAGCCGAAGGAGCCGCGCCTTGAGACCGCCGCGTCGCGCGTCGTCGCGACGGAGCGCGCGGCGATCACCGATCGCAACGGCCGGCTCTTGGCGGCCAACCTGCCGACCTGGGCGATTTACGCGCATCCGCACGAGACCGCGCTCGCCGGCGTCGACGCCGACGAAGCGGCGCGTCGTCTCGGCGCCGTCCTGCCGGAGATCGGAGAAGAAACGTTCCGCGCTCGCTTCGCGCCGGGGCGAAAATTCGTCTGGATCAAGCGCCCGGCGACCCCGGACGAGCGCCAGGCGGTGCACGACCTCGGCATTCCGGGAATCTACTTCGGCCGCCGGGAGACCCGCATCTATCCCGCCGGGCGCATCGGCGCGCATATTCTCGGTGGTGTCACGGTCGGCGCGGAAGGCGTCGATCACGCCGAACTTGTCGGCCTCGCCGGCGTCGAACGGCGTCTCGACAAGGAACTCCGCGATCCGGCCCGCGCCGGGCGGCCGATGCCGCTCTCCATCGACCTGGTCGCGCAGACCGCGCTGACCGACGTGATGGGCGCGGCGATGACGGAGTTCAGTGCGATCGCCGCTTCCGCGGTGCTGATGGACGCGCGCAATGGCGAGGTCCTCGCCATGGTCAGCCTGCCGGATTTCGACCCGAACAACCGGCCCGACACGCGCGATCCGCGGGTGGCGAAGGTGCGCCCGATGATGAATCGCGCGGCCGAAGGCGTCTATGAGTTCGGCTCCACCTTCAAGCTTTTCACGGCCGCGCAGGCGATCGACAGCGGTCTCTACACGCCCGAGAGCATGATCGACACCAAGGGCCCGCTCCGCGTCGGCAAATTCAAGATCAACGACTTCCACCGGATGCCGCCGCGCATGACGCTTCGTGACGTGATCGTCGAAAGCTCGAATGTCGGCACCTCGAATATCGCGCTGGCGATCGGGGCGGAGGCGCAGAAGGCGTTTCTTCGCAAGATCGGCATGCTCGACCCGACCAGTATAGAGATCGCCGAGGCCCGGCTCGGGCAACCGCTCTATCCGGCGCGGTGGAGCCAGCTATCGACGATGACGATCTCCTTCGGGCATGGCTTGGCGGCCACGCAATTGCATCTGGCGGCCGCCTACGCCTCGCTGCTCAACGGCGGGCTCCGGGTGCATCCGACGCTCCGGCGCGGCGCGCCGGCGCCGACCGAGGCGGATCGCGTGATCTCCGCCAGCACTTCGCGTTCGCTGCGCGAAATCCTCCGCGCCGTGGTGGCGGAGGAGAAGGGCACCGCGAACTTCGCCGAAGTTCCCGGCTTTGAAGTCGGCGGCAAGACCGGCACCGCCGACAAGCCCGCGCGCGGCGGGTATGACGAGTCGAAAACGCTCTCGACTTTCGCCGCCGCCTTTCCGATGTCATCACCGAAATACGTTCTGGTGGTGACGCTGGATGAGGCTTCGACATTCAGATACGGCCGCACATGGCGCACCGCCGGTTGGACGGCGGCGCCGACCGCCGCGCTGGCGGTCGAGCGGCTTGCGCCGATCCTTCACATGAGGCCGATCCCGGCGCCGGAGACGGTCGTGGCCGGGGATGTCGGAAAGGTGAGGTTCTGA
- a CDS encoding UDP-N-acetylmuramoyl-L-alanyl-D-glutamate--2,6-diaminopimelate ligase produces MAATLASLGLAGLDRKGPAPRPDMVISGLCADSRETRPGFLFAALKGALDGAEFAQYAVRMGASAVLTSAEGAERARADIGDWPVPFLIDENPRRRLALAAAAFYGAQPETLLAVTGTNGKTSVASFARQIFAALGRRAASFGTVGVEGAVTKPLAMTTPEPITLHRLLAELADAGVTHAVMEASSHGLAQHRLDGARLSGGAFTNLSRDHLDYHADFESYLAAKLRLFSELLPEGAPAVLNADDSTYHQAARAAKRQEIIPFGRDREAARGLRLIEARFDAAGQELDLEWRGAPRRVRLGLIGGFQGLNAMAAAALVIGAGEAPDRVFEAMNRLTGVRGRMEHVATRANGAAIYVDYSHTPGGLSTALAALRLHTPGRLIVVFGAGGDRDRGKRPEMGRAACEGSDAVIVTDDNPRGEDPASIRASIRAACPNAIEIGDRAEAILTGVDALSPDDRLLIAGKGHETGQTVAGVTHPFDDAEQARASVAALDGEDEA; encoded by the coding sequence ATGGCGGCGACGCTCGCCTCGCTCGGCCTTGCGGGGCTTGACCGGAAGGGGCCGGCGCCGCGCCCGGACATGGTGATCAGCGGACTTTGCGCCGACAGTCGGGAAACCCGGCCGGGCTTTCTCTTCGCGGCTCTGAAGGGCGCGCTCGACGGCGCCGAGTTTGCGCAATACGCGGTCAGGATGGGCGCGTCCGCTGTGCTGACGAGCGCGGAAGGCGCGGAGCGGGCGCGCGCCGATATCGGCGACTGGCCGGTTCCCTTTCTGATCGACGAGAACCCGCGTCGCCGTCTTGCGCTTGCCGCCGCCGCCTTTTACGGCGCGCAGCCCGAGACCCTGCTCGCGGTCACCGGGACCAACGGAAAGACCTCGGTCGCGAGTTTCGCGCGGCAGATCTTCGCCGCGCTCGGCCGTCGCGCCGCGAGCTTCGGCACGGTCGGGGTGGAGGGCGCGGTGACGAAGCCGCTGGCGATGACGACGCCCGAGCCAATCACGCTGCACCGGCTGCTGGCCGAACTTGCCGACGCCGGCGTCACTCACGCGGTGATGGAGGCGTCAAGCCACGGGCTGGCGCAGCACCGGCTCGACGGCGCGCGGCTCTCCGGCGGCGCCTTCACCAATCTCAGCCGCGATCATCTCGATTATCACGCGGATTTCGAAAGCTATCTCGCGGCCAAGCTCCGGCTCTTCTCCGAGCTTCTGCCGGAGGGCGCGCCGGCCGTCCTCAACGCCGACGATTCCACTTATCATCAGGCCGCGCGCGCCGCGAAGCGACAGGAGATCATCCCCTTCGGCCGCGACCGCGAGGCGGCGCGCGGGTTGCGCCTGATCGAAGCGCGGTTCGACGCGGCGGGGCAGGAGCTGGACCTGGAATGGCGGGGCGCGCCGCGGCGCGTCCGGCTCGGCCTGATCGGCGGGTTCCAGGGGCTGAACGCGATGGCCGCCGCCGCGCTGGTCATCGGCGCCGGGGAAGCGCCGGACAGGGTTTTCGAAGCGATGAACCGGCTCACCGGCGTTCGGGGTCGGATGGAGCATGTCGCGACCCGCGCCAACGGCGCCGCGATCTATGTTGATTATTCGCACACCCCCGGCGGGCTTTCGACGGCGCTCGCCGCGCTTCGGCTCCATACGCCAGGCCGACTGATCGTCGTATTCGGCGCCGGCGGCGACCGCGATCGCGGCAAGCGGCCGGAAATGGGACGCGCGGCCTGCGAGGGCTCGGACGCCGTCATCGTGACGGATGACAATCCGCGCGGCGAGGACCCCGCCTCGATCCGCGCCTCGATCCGCGCCGCCTGCCCGAACGCCATAGAGATCGGTGACCGGGCTGAGGCGATTCTCACAGGCGTTGACGCATTGTCGCCCGATGATCGGCTTCTGATCGCCGGGAAGGGGCATGAAACCGGCCAGACCGTGGCCGGCGTGACGCACCCCTTTGACGATGCGGAACAGGCGCGCGCCTCGGTCGCGGCGCTGGATGGCGAGGACGAGGCATGA
- a CDS encoding UDP-N-acetylmuramoylalanyl-D-glutamyl-2,6-diaminopimelate--D-alanyl-D-alanine ligase: MTGALWTEEEAAAATGGRATAGFNVSGVSIDSRSLNRGDLFVALQDARDGHEFVAAAFKAGAAAAMVGRVPGSAPPGAPLLVVKDPLAGLWGLAAASRSRTQAKVIAVTGSVGKTGVKEMLRACLGASGPTHAAEKSFNNHWGAPLTLARMPEATRFAAIEIGMNQPGEIAPLSRLARPDVTIVTTVEAVHLAGFDSVEAIADEKAEIFDGLVAGGVAILNADNVHFERLAAAARHRGARVVAFGSGARADARLESARLTGRATVVKATLHGRPLMFKIGAPGRHLALNALAALAATDAVDGDVAKAALALGRWTPPEGRGSRWRIEIGEGGNGGSITLIDESYNANPVSMRAALAVLCAAKPEDHVGRIDKGRRVAFLGDMLELGSEAEAMHAALAAAEEMAGVDLVHCCGPLTRALHDALPAEKRGEWFGTSADLAAAVGRKLDAGDVAMVKGSLGSKMAPVVAAIRRMGHVRPDAEGG, encoded by the coding sequence ATGACGGGCGCGCTCTGGACGGAGGAAGAGGCGGCGGCGGCGACAGGCGGGCGCGCGACGGCGGGGTTCAATGTCTCCGGCGTCTCGATCGACAGTCGTTCGCTGAACCGGGGCGATCTTTTTGTCGCCCTCCAGGACGCGCGCGACGGGCACGAGTTCGTCGCCGCTGCGTTCAAGGCCGGGGCGGCGGCGGCCATGGTCGGCCGGGTTCCCGGTTCCGCGCCGCCCGGCGCGCCGCTTCTTGTCGTGAAAGACCCGCTCGCCGGGCTTTGGGGTCTTGCGGCGGCTTCGCGGTCGCGGACGCAGGCGAAGGTGATCGCCGTCACCGGCTCGGTCGGCAAGACCGGCGTGAAGGAAATGCTCCGCGCCTGCCTCGGCGCCAGCGGCCCGACCCATGCGGCGGAGAAAAGCTTCAACAATCACTGGGGCGCGCCGCTGACATTGGCGCGGATGCCGGAGGCGACGCGCTTCGCCGCGATCGAGATCGGCATGAACCAGCCCGGTGAGATCGCGCCGCTTTCGCGCCTCGCGCGGCCGGATGTGACCATCGTCACCACGGTCGAGGCGGTGCACCTCGCGGGGTTCGACAGCGTCGAGGCGATCGCGGACGAGAAGGCGGAGATCTTTGACGGTCTGGTCGCTGGCGGCGTCGCCATTCTCAACGCAGACAACGTTCATTTCGAGCGGCTCGCAGCGGCGGCGCGGCATCGCGGCGCGCGCGTCGTCGCTTTCGGTTCTGGCGCGCGCGCGGACGCGCGGCTGGAGAGCGCGCGCCTCACCGGCCGCGCGACGGTGGTCAAAGCGACGCTCCACGGGCGTCCGCTCATGTTCAAGATCGGCGCGCCGGGCCGGCACCTTGCGCTCAACGCGCTCGCCGCGCTTGCGGCGACCGACGCGGTGGACGGCGATGTCGCGAAGGCCGCGCTCGCCCTCGGCCGCTGGACTCCGCCAGAGGGCCGCGGCTCCCGCTGGCGCATCGAGATTGGCGAAGGCGGGAACGGCGGCTCGATCACGCTGATCGACGAGAGCTACAACGCCAACCCGGTTTCGATGCGCGCCGCGCTCGCGGTTCTTTGCGCCGCGAAACCGGAGGACCATGTCGGCAGGATCGACAAGGGGCGCCGGGTGGCGTTCCTTGGCGACATGCTGGAACTTGGTTCCGAGGCTGAGGCCATGCACGCCGCGCTCGCCGCCGCAGAGGAGATGGCGGGGGTGGATCTCGTGCATTGCTGCGGGCCGCTGACGCGCGCGCTTCACGACGCGTTGCCGGCGGAGAAGCGCGGCGAATGGTTCGGAACCAGCGCGGATCTCGCCGCCGCCGTCGGGCGTAAGCTCGACGCCGGGGATGTGGCGATGGTCAAGGGTTCGCTTGGCTCGAAAATGGCGCCGGTCGTCGCCGCGATCCGGCGCATGGGGCATGTACGGCCGGACGCGGAGGGGGGCTGA
- the mraY gene encoding phospho-N-acetylmuramoyl-pentapeptide-transferase, with the protein MLYEILTPLSEGGDLFNLFRYITFRAGGALFTALVFGFIFGRPIIERLRRMQGKGQPIRDDGPASHILEKAGTPTMGGVMILASVLFSTLLWARMDNGFVLLVLFVTVGFGLIGFVDDYLKVTKQSHRGFSGRVRLLIGFVIAAIAGTWATWLQPMALQGQLAVPVLKEALVPMGVVFLPFAMLVIVGSANAVNLTDGLDGLAIMPVMIAAGSLGVIAYVVGRTDFTDYLQLHYVPGTGEITVFAAALIGAGLGFLWYNAPPAMVFMGDTGSLSLGGALGAIAVSIKHEIVWAVIGGLFVLEAVSVIVQVASYKLTGKRVFRMAPIHHHFEQKGWREPTVVIRFWIIAVILALVGLASLKLR; encoded by the coding sequence ATGCTATACGAGATACTCACGCCGCTTTCCGAGGGCGGCGATCTCTTCAACCTCTTCCGCTACATCACCTTCCGCGCCGGCGGCGCGCTCTTCACCGCGCTCGTTTTCGGCTTCATTTTCGGACGGCCGATCATCGAGCGGCTTCGGCGCATGCAGGGCAAGGGCCAGCCGATCCGGGACGATGGGCCGGCGAGTCACATACTGGAGAAGGCGGGCACGCCGACCATGGGCGGCGTGATGATCCTCGCGTCGGTGCTCTTCTCGACGCTTCTCTGGGCGCGGATGGACAACGGGTTCGTTCTTCTCGTTCTCTTCGTCACGGTCGGTTTCGGTCTGATCGGTTTCGTTGACGATTATCTGAAAGTGACGAAGCAGAGCCATCGCGGCTTTTCCGGGCGGGTACGGCTGCTCATCGGGTTCGTCATCGCCGCCATCGCCGGAACATGGGCGACCTGGCTTCAGCCGATGGCGTTGCAGGGGCAACTCGCGGTGCCGGTGCTGAAGGAGGCGCTGGTGCCGATGGGCGTGGTTTTCCTGCCCTTCGCCATGCTGGTGATCGTCGGCAGCGCCAACGCCGTCAACCTGACTGACGGACTGGACGGGCTGGCGATCATGCCGGTGATGATCGCGGCCGGCTCGCTCGGGGTCATCGCCTATGTCGTCGGGCGGACGGATTTCACCGATTATCTGCAACTCCACTACGTCCCCGGAACCGGTGAGATCACGGTGTTCGCGGCGGCGCTGATCGGCGCCGGGCTCGGCTTTCTCTGGTATAACGCGCCGCCGGCCATGGTGTTCATGGGCGACACGGGCAGTCTTTCGCTCGGCGGCGCGCTCGGCGCCATCGCGGTTTCGATCAAGCATGAAATCGTCTGGGCGGTGATCGGTGGGCTTTTCGTCCTCGAAGCGGTCAGCGTCATCGTTCAGGTCGCCAGTTACAAGCTGACCGGGAAACGGGTTTTCCGCATGGCCCCGATCCATCACCACTTCGAGCAGAAGGGCTGGCGCGAGCCGACCGTCGTGATCCGGTTCTGGATCATTGCGGTGATCCTCGCGCTGGTCGGGCTCGCGTCGCTGAAACTGAGATAG